The following proteins are encoded in a genomic region of Porphyrobacter sp. CACIAM 03H1:
- a CDS encoding A/G-specific adenine glycosylase → MTASISDQLLSWYDGNARDLPWRLPPGSALPDDPAWPYRVWLSEVMLQQTTVAAVKPYFAKFTATWPTVDALAAASDHDVMAAWAGLGYYSRARNLVKCARAVAERGGFPRTEAELRALPGLGDYTAAAVAAIAFGERAVVVDANVERVAARLFAIDEPLPGGRKAIRAAADRITPERRAGDFAQALMDLGSHICTSKSPRCLLCPLAEACEGRRAGEPERLPVKPAKKAVPERRGTAYWITRNRGADVWLVTRPPEGMLGGMRALPDDGWSARMDGSGTPPLAGEWRSLGAVRHGFTHASLTLEVLTLETAQEPAGEGGWWPVERIGEAGLATLFAKAAQIALAAD, encoded by the coding sequence GTGACTGCCAGCATCTCCGACCAACTGCTGTCGTGGTACGACGGGAACGCCCGCGACCTGCCGTGGCGCCTGCCGCCGGGGAGCGCGCTGCCCGATGACCCCGCATGGCCCTATCGCGTATGGCTGTCGGAGGTGATGCTCCAGCAGACCACGGTGGCGGCGGTGAAGCCCTACTTCGCGAAGTTCACCGCCACTTGGCCGACGGTCGATGCGCTCGCCGCCGCTTCGGACCATGACGTCATGGCGGCATGGGCGGGGCTCGGGTACTACTCGCGCGCCCGCAATCTGGTGAAATGCGCGCGTGCCGTGGCGGAGCGGGGCGGCTTTCCCCGAACCGAGGCCGAACTGCGCGCGCTTCCCGGCCTTGGCGACTACACCGCTGCCGCCGTGGCCGCGATCGCTTTCGGCGAGCGGGCGGTGGTGGTCGATGCCAATGTCGAGCGGGTGGCGGCGCGGCTCTTCGCGATCGACGAACCCCTGCCGGGCGGACGCAAGGCGATCCGCGCCGCGGCGGACAGGATCACGCCCGAGCGGCGCGCGGGGGACTTCGCGCAAGCCCTGATGGACCTCGGCTCGCATATCTGCACCAGCAAGTCCCCGCGCTGCCTCCTCTGCCCGCTCGCCGAAGCCTGCGAGGGTCGCCGCGCAGGCGAGCCGGAACGCCTGCCGGTCAAGCCGGCGAAGAAGGCGGTGCCGGAGCGGCGGGGCACCGCCTACTGGATCACCCGCAACCGGGGCGCCGATGTGTGGCTCGTCACCCGTCCGCCAGAGGGGATGCTCGGCGGGATGCGCGCCCTGCCCGACGACGGCTGGAGCGCGCGCATGGATGGATCCGGCACGCCGCCGCTTGCGGGTGAATGGCGCAGCCTCGGCGCGGTGCGGCACGGCTTCACCCATGCCAGCCTGACGCTGGAGGTGCTGACGCTCGAAACCGCGCAGGAACCGGCGGGCGAGGGCGGCTGGTGGCCGGTCGAAAGGATCGGCGAGGCGGGCCTCGCGACGCTCTTTGCGAAAGCAGCGCAGATCGCGCTGGCGGCGGACTAG
- a CDS encoding DUF721 domain-containing protein — protein MAGADMGSDKKSTGKAAPKPYARPRGQGARAIGDLMPEIGRTAFRRFGFVQSSVVTRWPEIVGPAHARVCSPEAIRFPPGEKAEGILELVVVPAHAPLITQVIPEIIERVNRFFGYRAVARVKLRQGAVTPPADGRPVRPPPSLKPIPLELGDSLRDIGDPELRTVLESLARSLSNSEADTPQDDQT, from the coding sequence ATGGCGGGCGCAGACATGGGAAGCGACAAGAAAAGCACCGGCAAGGCCGCTCCGAAGCCCTATGCCCGCCCACGCGGACAGGGCGCGCGCGCGATCGGCGACCTGATGCCGGAAATCGGCCGCACCGCCTTCCGCCGCTTCGGCTTCGTGCAGTCCTCGGTCGTCACCCGCTGGCCCGAGATCGTCGGCCCCGCTCATGCCCGCGTGTGCAGCCCGGAGGCGATCCGCTTTCCCCCGGGCGAGAAGGCCGAGGGCATCCTCGAGCTGGTTGTGGTGCCGGCCCATGCGCCGCTCATCACGCAGGTCATCCCCGAGATCATCGAGCGGGTGAACCGCTTCTTCGGCTACCGCGCGGTCGCCCGGGTCAAGCTGAGGCAGGGCGCCGTCACCCCGCCCGCTGACGGCAGGCCGGTGCGCCCACCGCCCTCCCTGAAGCCGATCCCGCTGGAACTGGGCGACAGCTTGCGCGATATCGGCGATCCGGAACTGCGCACCGTGCTCGAATCGCTCGCCCGCAGCCTCTCGAACAGCGAAGCCGACACCCCTCAGGACGACCAGACG